A window from Leptothermofonsia sichuanensis E412 encodes these proteins:
- the panC gene encoding pantoate--beta-alanine ligase, giving the protein MLLLGVAVRLFTTIAGLRCYLDLHRPGNFLAEGAAQYAASPIGAVPDVGLVPTMGALHAGHLSLIQRARRENKIVVVSIFVNPLQFGPHEDLQRYPRSLERDRLLCEEAGVDVLFVPDPEEMGIAGSMEQSRGSNPATEPATTKLDLLTQVVPPAAMTSILCGQSRINHFQGVATIVTKLLNLVQPNRAYFGRKDAQQLVIIQQMVKDLNMPVEIIPCTTVREESGLAMSSRNQYLSEVEREQAGALYRGLKQAEQAFQSGERSSVALISTVKAELETVPAIAPEYIELVHPTTLAPLETVEEAGLLAIAARLGTTRLIDNILLCNRQPIVAIDGPAGAGKSTVARKVAETLHLLYLDTGAMYRALTWLVLQSGVAINDEPAVAELVSQCQIEVRSEEAGVRSEGIREIEAGFQSASDTHSSAPTSPPPRPTLQILINGQEVTQEIRSLEVTSQVSVIAAQPAVREELVKQQRRYGKNGGIVIEGRDIGTHVFPDAEVKIYLTASVQERARRRQQDLKTQGKDEISLDLLEQAIYERDRKDSTRALAPLRKAADAIEIQSDHLTIDEVVDRIVQIYQERSRLGK; this is encoded by the coding sequence ATGCTACTTTTGGGGGTTGCGGTGCGCCTGTTTACTACGATCGCAGGATTACGATGTTATCTAGACTTACACCGACCGGGTAATTTTCTGGCAGAGGGGGCTGCACAGTATGCAGCATCTCCAATTGGAGCTGTTCCAGATGTAGGGTTAGTTCCCACAATGGGCGCACTCCATGCGGGACATCTGAGTCTGATTCAACGGGCACGGCGAGAAAACAAAATTGTGGTTGTCAGCATCTTTGTGAATCCCCTCCAGTTTGGACCCCATGAAGACTTGCAGCGATATCCGCGATCGCTGGAACGCGATCGATTACTTTGTGAGGAAGCTGGCGTTGATGTCCTGTTTGTCCCAGATCCAGAGGAAATGGGAATTGCAGGCAGCATGGAGCAGTCCAGAGGCAGCAACCCGGCAACGGAGCCAGCAACCACAAAGCTTGACCTTCTGACCCAGGTGGTTCCACCCGCTGCCATGACTTCTATTCTCTGTGGTCAGAGTCGGATCAATCACTTTCAGGGGGTGGCAACTATCGTCACAAAACTGCTGAACCTGGTACAGCCCAACCGGGCTTATTTCGGGCGCAAGGACGCCCAACAACTCGTGATTATTCAACAAATGGTGAAAGACTTAAACATGCCTGTAGAAATCATTCCCTGTACAACGGTAAGAGAGGAAAGTGGACTGGCGATGAGTTCCCGAAATCAATATTTGTCAGAGGTGGAACGAGAACAGGCAGGTGCCCTTTATCGGGGGCTGAAACAGGCAGAGCAGGCATTTCAGTCTGGGGAGCGCTCCAGCGTTGCCCTGATCAGCACCGTTAAGGCTGAGTTGGAGACGGTGCCTGCGATCGCCCCTGAATACATTGAACTTGTCCACCCCACTACCCTGGCACCTCTGGAAACAGTAGAAGAGGCGGGACTGCTGGCGATCGCAGCCCGGCTCGGCACCACCCGTCTGATTGACAATATTCTGCTTTGCAACCGTCAACCGATTGTGGCGATCGATGGTCCGGCTGGGGCTGGAAAGTCTACCGTTGCCCGTAAGGTCGCTGAGACACTTCACCTCCTCTACCTGGACACTGGAGCAATGTATCGCGCCCTCACCTGGCTGGTATTGCAATCTGGTGTTGCCATTAACGACGAACCCGCCGTCGCAGAACTGGTCAGCCAGTGCCAGATTGAGGTCAGAAGCGAGGAAGCCGGTGTAAGGAGTGAAGGGATCAGAGAGATCGAGGCTGGTTTTCAGTCCGCATCCGATACCCACTCCTCTGCACCCACTTCCCCTCCCCCGCGCCCTACCCTCCAGATCCTCATCAATGGTCAGGAGGTGACTCAGGAGATTCGCAGCCTGGAAGTGACCTCCCAGGTTTCTGTGATCGCAGCCCAGCCTGCGGTGCGAGAAGAACTGGTCAAACAGCAGCGCCGTTATGGCAAAAATGGCGGCATTGTGATTGAAGGGCGTGATATTGGAACGCACGTCTTTCCCGATGCTGAAGTCAAAATTTATCTGACGGCCTCTGTACAGGAACGTGCCCGCCGTCGGCAACAGGATTTGAAAACCCAGGGCAAGGACGAAATTAGCCTGGATCTGCTTGAGCAGGCAATTTACGAGCGCGATCGCAAAGACAGTACCCGTGCCCTGGCACCGCTACGGAAGGCCGCAGATGCCATTGAGATCCAGAGCGACCACCTGACGATTGACGAGGTGGTTGACCGGATTGTTCAGATCTATCAGGAACGCTCCAGGTTGGGTAAGTAA
- a CDS encoding alpha/beta fold hydrolase, whose translation MQVVSTVAPVPGQYWQWRQQPIYYVRAGKQHLQRPPLLLIHGFGASTDHWRKNIAGLSQTFEVWAIDLLGFGRSAKPDWQYSGNLWRDQLHDFIEQVIGQPAVLAGNSLGGYAALCVAAQRPQSAAGIVLINSAGPFTDIQGTTRPDPVREVMGKFVQTLFRQDWASFLLFQYIRQKSVIRRTLEQVYLDQSAVTEQLVEDVYRPSCDPGAARVFASVFRTPQGDKVDVLLKQLNCPLLMLWGEADPWINARERGARFRRYHPNLTEYYLRAGHCPHDEIPDQVNQLIQDWILTGFC comes from the coding sequence ATGCAGGTAGTTTCGACCGTTGCCCCGGTTCCGGGTCAGTACTGGCAGTGGCGGCAGCAGCCAATTTATTACGTCAGGGCTGGCAAACAACACCTCCAGCGACCGCCGCTACTGTTAATTCACGGGTTTGGAGCTTCCACAGACCACTGGCGTAAAAATATTGCCGGGCTGAGTCAGACATTCGAGGTGTGGGCGATCGACCTGTTGGGATTTGGGCGATCAGCAAAACCTGACTGGCAGTACAGCGGCAACCTCTGGCGAGATCAACTGCATGACTTTATTGAACAGGTCATTGGTCAGCCAGCCGTGCTGGCCGGTAACTCTCTGGGGGGGTATGCGGCCCTGTGTGTTGCGGCTCAACGCCCTCAATCCGCCGCAGGCATCGTTTTAATTAATAGCGCTGGACCCTTTACTGACATCCAGGGTACGACCCGACCCGACCCGGTACGAGAGGTGATGGGTAAGTTTGTGCAAACGCTTTTTCGCCAGGATTGGGCAAGTTTTTTGCTATTTCAATACATCCGACAAAAATCGGTCATTCGTCGGACGCTGGAGCAGGTTTACCTTGACCAGAGCGCGGTGACTGAGCAACTGGTTGAGGATGTCTATCGCCCCTCCTGCGATCCAGGAGCAGCCAGAGTGTTTGCCTCAGTGTTTCGCACTCCCCAGGGGGACAAGGTAGACGTATTACTGAAACAATTGAATTGCCCGCTCCTGATGCTGTGGGGAGAAGCAGACCCCTGGATTAATGCCAGAGAGCGGGGTGCCAGGTTTCGCCGCTATCATCCAAACCTCACTGAGTACTATTTGCGGGCAGGGCACTGTCCCCATGATGAAATTCCAGATCAGGTGAACCAGTTAATCCAGGACTGGATTTTGACTGGGTTTTGTTAA
- a CDS encoding ComF family protein, with amino-acid sequence MRRLGWHLRELTGLVLKTCCPLCQRSANQAFCLDCSRRLHRCQLAPAAQWQPGTLPVFAWGSYSGSLKRAIACLKYENNPQLARPLAHWLAQSWLSHSRPGRLTVVPIPIHVSKRKQRGFNQADLLAESFCEFSRLPLERQGLERSQATTAQFTLSAAEREQNLANAFTPGPAFRKKPPASPVLLLDDIYTTGATARSAAQTLRQHGIRVYGVAVVARTMSYLPNLERS; translated from the coding sequence ATGAGACGTTTGGGTTGGCATCTACGTGAGTTGACAGGGCTGGTTCTGAAAACCTGCTGTCCACTGTGCCAGCGTTCAGCCAATCAGGCATTTTGTCTGGACTGTTCCCGGCGGTTACACCGGTGCCAGTTGGCACCTGCGGCGCAGTGGCAGCCAGGAACATTGCCGGTCTTTGCCTGGGGCAGCTACAGTGGCAGCTTAAAGCGAGCGATCGCCTGTCTCAAATATGAAAATAATCCCCAGCTTGCCCGTCCACTGGCTCACTGGCTGGCACAGTCCTGGCTTTCCCATTCCCGTCCCGGTCGTTTAACCGTTGTCCCGATTCCCATTCATGTCAGCAAGCGAAAACAACGGGGATTTAACCAGGCAGATTTGCTTGCCGAAAGTTTTTGTGAATTTTCTCGCTTGCCCCTGGAACGTCAGGGATTGGAGCGATCGCAGGCAACCACTGCCCAGTTCACCCTCTCTGCCGCTGAACGGGAACAGAATCTGGCAAATGCCTTCACCCCTGGCCCCGCCTTCCGCAAAAAGCCACCCGCCAGCCCCGTTCTTTTGCTGGATGATATTTACACCACTGGAGCGACTGCCCGCTCTGCTGCTCAAACCCTGAGGCAACATGGCATCCGTGTTTATGGTGTAGCGGTTGTAGCGAGGACAATGAGTTACTTACCCAACCTGGAGCGTTCCTGA